The following proteins are co-located in the Meriones unguiculatus strain TT.TT164.6M chromosome 4, Bangor_MerUng_6.1, whole genome shotgun sequence genome:
- the Tcim gene encoding transcriptional and immune response regulator: MKAKRSHQEAASMSSSLRVSPSIHGYHFDTASRKKAVGNIFENIDQESLQRLFRNSGDKKAEERAKIIFAIDQDLEEKTRALMALKKRTKDKLLQFLKLRKYSIKVH; the protein is encoded by the coding sequence ATGAAAGCAAAGCGAAGCCACCAAGAAGCTGCCAGCATGTCCTCGTCTCTCCGTGTGAGCCCGTCCATCCACGGCTACCACTTCGACACAGCCTCTCGCAAGAAAGCTGTGGGCAACATCTTTGAAAACATAGACCAGGAGTCCCTGCAGAGGCTCTTCAGGAACTCCGGAGACAAGAAGGCAGAGGAGCGGGCCAAGATCATTTTTGCCATCGATCAAGATCTGGAGGAGAAAACACGAGCTCTGATGGCCCTGAAGAAGAGGACAAAAGACAAGCTTCTCCAGTTTCTCAAACTGCGGAAGTATTCCATCAAGGTGCACTGA